A single window of Sparus aurata chromosome 22, fSpaAur1.1, whole genome shotgun sequence DNA harbors:
- the LOC115573513 gene encoding thyroxine 5-deiodinase: protein MMHDSGGVQMARALKHAALCLMLLPRFLLAAVMLWLLDFLCIRKKVLLKMGERQDGPDDPPVCVSDSNKMFTLESLRAVWYGQKLDFLKSAHLGRTAPNTEVMLVQERRQVRILDCMKGKRPLILNFGSCSUPPFMTRLAAFQRVVSQYADIADFLVVYIEEAHPSDGWVSSDAPYQIPKHRCLEDRLRAAQLMLAEVPGSNVVVDNMDNSSNAAYGAYFERLYIVRDERVVYQGGRGPEGYRISELRNWLEQYRNGLVNSQTAVLHV, encoded by the coding sequence ATGATGCACGACTCCGGCGGTGTCCAAATGGCGAGGGCGCTGAAACATGCAGCCCTGTGCCTGATGCTGCTGCCCCGGTTCCTGCTGGCCGCCGTCATGCTGTGGCTCCTGGATTTCTTGTGCATTAGGAAAAAAGTGCTGCTGAAAATGGGAGAGAGGCAGGACGGGCCGGACGACCCCCCGGTGTGCGTCTCTGACTCCAATAAGATGTTCACCTTGGAGTCCCTCAGGGCCGTGTGGTACGGCCAGAAACTGGACTTTCTCAAATCCGCGCACCTCGGGCGCACTGCGCCCAACACCGAGGTGATGCTGGTCCAGGAGCGGAGACAGGTCCGGATCCTGGACTGCATGAAAGGGAAGAGACCGCTCATCCTTAACTTTGGGAGCTGCTCCTGACCGCCATTCATGACGCGCCTGGCGGCGTTTCAGCGCGTCGTGAGCCAGTACGCAGACATTGCGGACTTTTTAGTTGTATATATCGAGGAGGCGCATCCGTCGGACGGCTGGGTGAGCTCGGACGCTCCGTATCAGATCCCCAAGCACCGCTGCTTGGAGGACAGACTGAGAGCCGCTCAGCTGATGCTGGCCGAGGTGCCGGGGAGCAACGTGGTGGTGGATAATATGGACAACTCATCCAACGCCGCGTACGGAGCGTACTTTGAGAGACTTTACATCGTGAGGGACGAGAGGGTGGTGTACCAGGGGGGCAGAGGTCCGGAGGGATACCGTATTTCCGAGCTGAGGAACTGGCTGGAGCAATACAGGAACGGTCTGGTGAATTCCCAAACAGCGGTGCTCCATGTGTAG
- the ppp2r5cb gene encoding protein phosphatase 2, regulatory subunit B', gamma b isoform X3, producing the protein MLACTRAATGMVLDAPSSNGPFQPVALMHFRDVPPAEQEKLFIQKLRQCCVLFDFVSDPLSDLKWKEVKRAALSEMVEYITHNRNVITEPIYPEVVHMFAVNMFRTLPPSSNPTGAEFDPEEDEPTLEAAWPHLQLVYEFFLRFLESPDFQPNIAKKYIDQKFVMQLLDLFDSEDPRERDFLKTTLHRIYGKFLGLRAYIRKQINNIFYRFIYETEHHNGIAELLEILGSIINGFALPLKEEHKIFLLKVLLPLHKVKSLSVYHPQLAYCVVQFLEKDSTLTEPTVMALLKYWPKTHSPKEVMFLNELEEILDVIEPSEFVKVMEPLFRQLAKCVSSPHFQVAERALYYWNNEYIMSLISDNAAKILPIMFPSLYRNSKTHWNKTIHGLIYNALKLFMEMNQKLFDDCTQQFRAEKSKEKAKWKEREEAWIKIENLAKSNPQFLMYIDSGGPDGPMDMETDGPLLDDVNALKKSMEEEATQIEKNQRRERPLMRRKSELPKDICTVTALELHRRAEEMLTTHDGH; encoded by the exons atGTTCCCCCTGCAGAGCAGGAGAAGTTGTTCATCCAGAAGTTGCGACAGTGCTGCGTCTTGTTCGATTTTGTCTCGGACCCACTGAGCGATCTAAAATGGAAGGAGGTGAAACGGGCGGCACTAAGCGAGATGGTGGAGTACATCACCCACAACAGGAACGTCATCACAGAACCCATCTACCCCGAGGTGGTTCACATG TTTGCTGTGAATATGTTCAGGACGTTGCCCCCATCATCCAACCCCACGGGTGCCGAGTTCGACCCAGAGGAAGATGAGCCCACGCTAGAGGCGGCATGGCCACATCTACAG CTTGTCTATGAATTCTTCCTACGGTTCTTAGAGTCACCAGACTTTCAACCAAACATAGCCAAAAAGTATATTGACCAGAAGTTTGTAATGCAG cTCTTAGATCTGTTTGACAGTGAAGACCCCAGGGAAAGAGATTTTTTAAAGACCACTCTTCATCGCATCTATGGCAAGTTCCTGGGCCTGCGAGCGTACATTAGGAAACAGATTAATAACATATTTTATAG GTTCATTTACGAGACTGAACACCATAATGGAATAGCAGAATTACTGGAAATATTAGGCAG CATAATCAACGGATTTGCGTTACCACTGAAAGAAGAGCACAAGATATTCCTGCTGAAAGTTCTGCTGCCATTACACAAAGTCAAGTCTCTGAGTGTATATCACCCACAG CTGGCCTACTGCGTGGTACAGTTCTTAGAGAAGGATAGCACCCTCACAGAACCG ACGGTAATGGCTTTGTTAAAGTACTGGCCAAAGACGCACAGTCCAAAGGAGGTGATGTTCCTCAATGAACTGGAGGAGATCCTAGACGTCATTGAGCCTTCGGAGTTCGTCAAAGTCATGGAGCCCCTCTTCAGACAGTTGGCCAAGTGTGTGTCCAGCCCTCACTTTCAG GTAGCAGAACGTGCTCTGTACTACTGGAACAATGAGTACATCATGAGCCTGATCAGTGACAACGCCGCCAAGATCCTACCCATCATGTTCCCATCTCTCTACCGCAACTCCAAGACCCACTGGAACAA GACGATCCACGGGTTGATCTACAATGCTCTGAAACTCTTCATGGAGATGAACCAGAAGCTGTTCGACGACTGCACCCAACAGTTCAGGGCAGAGAAAAGCAA AGAGAAAGCCaaatggaaagagagagaagaagcgTGGATTAAGATTGAGAATCTTGCAAAGTCAAACCCACAG TTTCTGATGTACATCGACTCAGGAGGTCCAGACGGTCCGATGGACATGGAGACAGACGGGCCGCTGCTAGATGACGTCAACGCGCTAAAGAAATCAATGGAGGAGGAAGCCACACAG ATCGAAAAAAACCAGCGTAGAGAGCGCCCGTTGATGCGGAGGAAATCAGAACTCCCCAAGGACATCTGCACCGTCACGGCCTTGGAGTTGCACCGGAGGGCAGAGGAAATGTTGACAACTCACGACGGCCACTAA